The nucleotide window TACTGTGCTCACTAGGCACGATTTGCTCATCTATGCACTGTCATGTCTGGCATGCATCATCGACGTGCTGGATATCCATTTGGTTCACTTGTTGACTTTGCTAATGACTCAATGGGCCGTAAGATAGCTACTTTGGTTACATTTTGGATATAACTTGTACACTCTGTTTGGCCTCCTTGGGTAATTATTTTGTGTTGATGTCTTGCGCAGACCCAATATTTTCTCTGTCGCCCTTAGCAATCCACACTAGAAACTTGCTCTCTGATCCAAGATGCACACTTGTTGTCCAGGTATGAAGTTTCTCGGCATGTTTTACTGGAAGTATAAAGGTTTGCTTGCTAATAATAGGATAACAACATCTAGTCCTTCATTACAGGTACCTGGATGGAGTGGATTGTCTAATGCTCGTGTCACAATATTTGGTGATGTCTACCCTTTGCCAGCTGAGCAACAGGTTCCTATTTAGCTGCCTTTGTTGCTTGATAATTGATAGTGCAGTCATCTAGGTAATTACTTTTCTATGGataatttttttgaaagaaaaatGTAAGGAAACTCCAACAGTATGAATAGGAACCTGAAATACACGTCCATGAGGACTTAAATGGGATTGTACATCCTCTAGAACCCAAGTGAGggaaaaaaaattatatgagaccaggtctcatgAGCTAGCAGGTGAGACCCACCttgatggatgacacgtggcattcacaaatcaTAAAACAtctaatcccccccccccccccctgattTCAAGTGGGGGGGTGGGGtaaatgctttgtgatttgtaaatgccacgtgtcatccatcaaGATGGGTCTCACAAGCTAGcccgtgagacctggtctcatataatTCTTTTCCCCAAGTGAGCTAGCTAGGGTCACTTCCTTTTTCTCTTTCCTATGGATAGCTGGCATGTCAATCATTAAGAATTTGGCTCCTCCCATTGTGTGAAAACCATCTGTGGACTAAGTTTTCAAATTATAAATTCTCTGAGTTAGTAATTTTTGTTGAGCTTGGTTTTTGGTCTTCCCTTTTTTTTGGCTGCACTTTTCTCATGGCATGGGCTGAAAGAGAATAGATGTTCTGTCATGGCTGTTAACATAATACATGATCGATATGCATGACCATTAAGAGTAAATGCAGATTTATTCTTCCATTTGTGATTTTAAAAGATTTCATGAACTGACGGTGAATACATGTATCCGCCAGGAATGGGCACATAAGCAATATGTTGCAAAACACCAACAATGGGCGTCTCAACAGTGGGGAAATTTTTACTACTACAGGATGCAGAATATCAGGTCTGTGATTTGATTTGATGAGTTATACTCTTCCAACATTTCAGGTTGATGAATCCATTTACCGTTTACACAGATGCACATCCCTTCTCCCTTCCATTACTCATAGATGCTTGTGTAACTTATGATTTGTGACAAACTATTTGCGGTAACCACAGCGACATATATTTTATTGGAGGCTTTGGCACTGTTGCATGGGTAGATGTGAAACAGTATGAAACTATTCAACCTGACAAGATAGCAGTTGACGGCGGCGAACAAAGCTTAAAGGTAAACTATGAATGCCATTATCAGCAGATTAGCTGGATCATCATATTAGTCATGTGCCCGTACATGTAATATGTGAGTACAGTAAAACGTCGACCACTTTTGATGGATGCTCTGCATGTAGGAGTTGAACGCTATTTTCTCTAAACCACTTAGAGAGTTCATGTCTGCTGAAGGGGAGGTTGACGATGCTGCTCTTATATCCGTAGACAGCAAAGGGATAGACATTCGGGTTCGCCAGGGTGCACAGGTAAACTTTATTCAGATTGCCGTCACTAGTAGAGACGCTATTCTCTGAGGAAGAAAATCTTCTCTCCACTGCCTTCAGTTTGCAATTTATTCTGTGCAGTTCAACATCCAGAGACTTGCATTTGATGTACCATACAAGGTGGAGACTCTAGAGGAGGCCAAGAGAGCACTCCATAAGATAATCAAGACAAGCAGCAAATAAGCCGAAGCGCACACGACCTGCACTTGGTTTCACCAGCCCTACAAGCCCACGCCGTGAGTCGACAAAAATAACCAAGGATATGTAATCTAGCGTACACAGACGCAAAATAAGATGATTTCTCTTTAATAATGAGAAACTCCCTGGCAAGTCCCCATATAGTGTGTACCCATATGCTTGTATCGCTTGAACTGTAGTGAAGCTATGTTGTGCAGCCTGTGCTTGTGGAAGCCGGACGCTTTTGTCGGACAAGCTAGTTGTTGGTTTCTGTGTCCCGGCATAGTTTATTTTGACTATGATATGAAGCATCAGCATCTGGACTCAACTGGTACAAGTTTGAATGTGCCTGTGATGATTTTGACGCTAAATTGTGAagtatttttcttgccatgtcgTTCAGTTGCGTACTCCTGGAACTGGATTTATGGTGCAAAATGCAGGTACTTTTGTGGACGTGCAGTGTTTTTATTTTGGAAACTCGGCCCCTGaggccttgtacaatgcaagGTGCTTAGAGGAGGTGTTTCGAGAAATAAATCAGGTTTTTTTTAAACACCGATGCTTATTTATATATGATAGACGCTTAATTAGGCATCTTTCACACCGGTGCTTTAGAAAAACCGCCTTATTTTTCTAAGCACCTCGCTAAGAGCCTAGCATTGCACAAGGCCCGAGGATCTCGATTCTTAAAAAAGAAGAATAGAGTTGCCCGGTTAATTAGCAGAAAATCAAACGAAAACTGTTACAACACACCTGCAAAGAGGGCATTCCAACCCACATGGCACCCACAGGACCCAAACACACCGTTGAGATTGTCTACAATGTCATTGTCATCACCTCTCCTCCAGCAAGCGACTCCGACTTTGATTCTGCCGACCCTTTCGAATGAATGAGCCATGGTACCACCTTTACTCCAGCAAGCGACTTCGACTTCGACGCCACCGACCCTTCCGAACGAACTGCCGACCCTTTCGAATGAATGAGCCATGGAACCACCTTTACTCCAGCAAGCGACTTCGACTTCGACGCCACCGACCCTTCCGAACGAACGAGGCACGGAACCTTGCCGACCAAAGCCAAACAATCGCTTGGCTACGTCGAGGACCAGACATCTCCGACTTTGATAACAAGCCTCACAGGAGAAAAGGAGCATGCCTGGCACCTACAAAGTCCAGACTGCCAATCGCCTAGCATCGTTGTCGCCACGTAGCCCTACAACGTCGCAGTTCTGACTTCATGCTCATGAACCAGTTGACTGTTAACGACGAAGGCACGCCACGACCCTGCACATCTCGCCACCATCATCGCCGCCACACAAGTCGCAACTCCAACCACCGACACCGCTGATCGGACACCTGTCGCCCGCGATGCCGTGCACGTCCATCCTACAAGCAGCGCCAATAGGACCATGATCTTCAAGACTATGCCCCAGAGAGGGATCACGATGATGgagacgccgccgccgcccgatccAACGGATCTAGACTTTCGCCTGAAGATCTTGCCCATGAGTTTGAGTTGAGGAAGCTTTGAGCTCCTAGAAAACGCCTCCAAGAAGTACATTGACACccacggccgccgccgccgccggccatCACTTGCCAGGCCTTCGCCCTGAGCCCCTGAGAAGCGTGGCCACCAACCTCACACAGGTGCCGCCACTGGCCCGCACACCCCGAGCACAACAAGCACATCAACCACATTGGGCGACCTCCATCCTCACCGCCTGCAAAGGTGAGCCAACCAACCGGCTAGATCAGTCGCCCACCCTACTGCACTTCCACGGAGCCGCTGCACATCATCACCACATGGCTCGCCGGATAACACAGCCCGGCTGAGCCGACCGTCCCACGAACGCGCGCGAACCCGATTTGGACCGCACCGGCCAGGTTTGGTGAGTCGCGATCTCTGATTCAAGCCCCCACCCAAGAGAGCCCGCACGGGAAGGGGAAGGGGGTTGCCACACCGCCTTGACCTGCCGCTGGAGAAGAACCATCGACGACGACGCCAGCCGCCACGCAGCGCAGCAAAGGGGCCAAGCCTCCCCCACCACATGCTTAcatgctacttcttgagcttgcgttaatttttccttgaagaggaaaggatgatggagcaAAGCAGAaataagtatttctctcagttaagaaccaacgtatcaatccagtaggaggtacaagcaagtccccaatatatgcacctgcacaaactaacaaaTACTTGCACACAACCCGaaaaatgggttgtcaatcccttcacggtcacttgcaagagtgagatctaatagagatagatataaaaaatcagtaaaaggaaaaataaagtaaatataaataaattgcagcaaggtattttatagatctgaaaatatgtGATGAAAATAGATCCCGGggcatagatttcactagtggcttctctcttgaaagaacacatacgatgtgtgaacaaattactgtaattgatagaaaagcataaagttatgacgatatctaaggcaatgatcatgaatataggcatcacgtccatgacaagtagaccgaaacgattctgcatctactactattactccacacatcgatcgctatctagcatgcatctagtgtattaaatTATATGGATAGATCCAatcaatatgataaaacccccatctttttatccttaatggcaaaaccaacttcttgagcttgcgttggttttttccttgaagaggaaagggtgatgcagcaaagtagagataagtatttccctcagtttgagaaccaatgtatcaatccagtaggagacaacgcacaagtcaccgaatacctgca belongs to Triticum urartu cultivar G1812 chromosome 7, Tu2.1, whole genome shotgun sequence and includes:
- the LOC125518017 gene encoding uncharacterized protein LOC125518017 isoform X1, which encodes MEALAGAAASSALLPAFPAHQLHSRVALRARPCGPLRAAAGGGGKDDAAKPNGTPVVKLKVDPSQNGALGPVTTDKSRTTSSTNSTPDSSGSRAGLFRTPISGGVQSATFAHGLPPPALAVRNLMEQARFAHLCTVMSGMHHRRAGYPFGSLVDFANDSMGHPIFSLSPLAIHTRNLLSDPRCTLVVQVPGWSGLSNARVTIFGDVYPLPAEQQEWAHKQYVAKHQQWASQQWGNFYYYRMQNISDIYFIGGFGTVAWVDVKQYETIQPDKIAVDGGEQSLKELNAIFSKPLREFMSAEGEVDDAALISVDSKGIDIRVRQGAQFNIQRLAFDVPYKVETLEEAKRALHKIIKTSSK
- the LOC125518017 gene encoding uncharacterized protein LOC125518017 isoform X2, with the protein product MEALAGAAASSALLPAFPAHQLHSRVALRARPCGPLRAAAGGGGKDDAAKPNGTPVVKVDPSQNGALGPVTTDKSRTTSSTNSTPDSSGSRAGLFRTPISGGVQSATFAHGLPPPALAVRNLMEQARFAHLCTVMSGMHHRRAGYPFGSLVDFANDSMGHPIFSLSPLAIHTRNLLSDPRCTLVVQVPGWSGLSNARVTIFGDVYPLPAEQQEWAHKQYVAKHQQWASQQWGNFYYYRMQNISDIYFIGGFGTVAWVDVKQYETIQPDKIAVDGGEQSLKELNAIFSKPLREFMSAEGEVDDAALISVDSKGIDIRVRQGAQFNIQRLAFDVPYKVETLEEAKRALHKIIKTSSK